The following are encoded together in the Lathyrus oleraceus cultivar Zhongwan6 chromosome 3, CAAS_Psat_ZW6_1.0, whole genome shotgun sequence genome:
- the LOC127132226 gene encoding uncharacterized protein LOC127132226 — protein MSREEIVLQGGGLVCENDFSDQEEVSPEISDQKPTFALKKRKRLIRQRSMCGTPGDMAWERRRRQNQRRRNSVHDCNDEDLHELRGCIELGFGFNEEDGQKLCNTLPALDLYFAVNRNLSPSPVSSPTPIHTPYRVSQSLASSTIASPTGSLIDSDAWKICNPGDDPALIKIKLRHWAQAVACSVMQSH, from the exons ATGAGTAGAGAGGAAATAGTGTTACAAGGTGGAGGATTAGTTTGCGAAAACGACTTTTCAGATCAAGAAGAGGTTTCACCGGAAATTTCCGATCAGAAACCGACATTTGCGTTGAAAAAAAGGAAACGTTTAATTAGGCAGCGATCTATGTGTGGTACTCCTGGTGACATGGCCTGGGAGAGAAGGAGGCGACAAAATCAACGAAGAAGGAATAGCGTTCACGATTGTAACGACGAAGATTTGCACGAGCTTAGAGGTTGTATTGAGTTAGGGTTTGGTTTCAATGAAGAAGATGGACAGAAGCTTTGTAATACGCTGCCAGCGCTTGATCTGTATTTTGCAGTTAATAGAAACCTGTCTCCGAGTCCGGTATCCTCCCCTACACCTATACATACGCCTTACCGTGTTTCCCAGAGCCTCGCATCTTCGACTATTGCCAGTCCTACCGGAAGTTTGATTGATTCTGATGCTTGGAAGATTTGTAATCCAG GGGATGATCCGGCTCTTATTAAAATCAAATTAAGGCACTGGGCTCAGGCGGTTGCTTGTTCAGTAATGCAATCTCATTGA